The Desmospora profundinema genome contains a region encoding:
- a CDS encoding SMI1/KNR4 family protein, translated as MEWVKRSQPLSDEEIVELENQLGVNLPDDFVKWFKQYEDPEADNVWVNFDSGPEDIAEFYPPDHFVDQMNLFFEGEEEYQEYGTVVPFAYSSALNKYCFFYPKGKEVPSGVFFAPSDDDLSEVFEGNDVKQSLYISRTFQGFLDKLYNEEDY; from the coding sequence TTGGAATGGGTCAAACGGAGTCAACCTCTTTCTGACGAAGAAATTGTAGAACTTGAAAATCAATTAGGAGTCAATCTTCCAGATGACTTTGTCAAGTGGTTTAAACAGTATGAAGATCCAGAAGCAGATAATGTTTGGGTTAACTTTGATAGTGGGCCTGAGGATATAGCTGAATTTTATCCTCCTGATCATTTCGTAGATCAAATGAATTTGTTTTTTGAGGGGGAAGAGGAGTACCAAGAGTACGGTACGGTTGTTCCCTTCGCTTACAGTTCGGCGCTGAATAAGTACTGCTTTTTCTACCCTAAAGGAAAAGAAGTGCCTTCAGGTGTCTTTTTTGCACCGAGTGATGATGACCTTTCAGAGGTATTTGAAGGTAACGATGTAAAACAGTCGTTGTATATTAGTCGAACATTCCAAGGTTTTTTGGACAAATTATACAACGAAGAAGACTATTAA
- a CDS encoding Imm1 family immunity protein — translation MKRSLQIEGSSKVIDNPTWEEVLETLKKIDGENVTEASLEISSGSLMIGGGNIINGRRVYVVEYFPNHDSLDTLMLRNVSVEPNNEYEAISIQQVSVDQPKEFLVEFKDVIPAFLYFFEHGSLANELTWEHP, via the coding sequence ATGAAGCGATCTTTGCAAATTGAGGGTAGTTCTAAAGTGATAGATAATCCCACTTGGGAAGAGGTTCTAGAAACTTTGAAAAAGATTGATGGTGAGAATGTAACTGAGGCAAGCTTGGAAATATCATCTGGATCATTAATGATTGGTGGGGGAAATATAATTAATGGAAGAAGAGTATATGTAGTTGAATACTTTCCTAATCACGATTCTTTAGACACCCTAATGCTTAGAAATGTATCGGTTGAACCAAACAATGAGTATGAGGCTATATCTATACAGCAAGTCAGTGTGGATCAACCTAAAGAGTTCCTAGTTGAGTTTAAGGATGTTATACCTGCTTTTTTATACTTCTTTGAACATGGATCTCTAGCTAATGAATTGACATGGGAGCACCCTTAA